A single window of Sphingobacteriales bacterium DNA harbors:
- a CDS encoding cysteine--tRNA ligase produces the protein MSDLFIYNSLSRQKEPFKPQHPPFVGMYVCGPTVYNYVHLGNVRTFIAFDVVYRYLKYLGYKVRYVRNITDAGHLTNEQGEGKNRMEDQAKLEQIEPMEIVQKYTLSFHDVCSIFNLQAPTIEPTATGHIVEQIEMTQELIDKELAYESNGSVYFDVKAYNEKGYDYGVLSGRNIDDIVAGYRDLDGQDEKRSSVDFALWKKASPEHIMRWKSPWSDGFPGWHIECSVMSTKYLGKTFDIHGGGMDLKFPHHECEIAQNVACTGEAPVKYWMHSNMLNFNGQKMSKSLGNSILPLELITGEHPLLDKAYSPMVVRLLFLQSHYTSELDINIKSLQDAEKNLRKLLNAATYLQTLKHEGETRPNPEINDAISELCLGCKEAMDDDFNTAKTVANLLALATHINIFYNEKSISNIDVSTYNLLEKIYNEMLFDVLGLKNETTQDAQTDTLDKVMQLIIDIRKQARENKDWATSDKIRDALKEAKINIKDGKDGTSYELL, from the coding sequence ATGTCAGATTTATTTATATATAATTCATTAAGCAGACAAAAAGAACCATTTAAGCCACAACATCCACCATTTGTAGGCATGTACGTATGTGGGCCAACTGTATATAATTATGTACACTTAGGTAATGTGCGCACATTTATTGCATTTGATGTCGTGTATAGATACTTAAAATATCTAGGATATAAGGTTAGATATGTAAGAAATATTACTGACGCTGGACACCTAACAAACGAACAAGGTGAAGGGAAAAATAGAATGGAAGACCAAGCCAAGTTGGAACAAATTGAACCCATGGAAATTGTACAGAAATATACTTTGAGTTTTCATGATGTATGTTCTATCTTCAACTTGCAAGCACCAACTATAGAACCAACAGCAACAGGACATATTGTTGAGCAAATAGAAATGACACAAGAACTTATTGATAAAGAATTAGCTTATGAGTCTAATGGTTCTGTGTATTTTGATGTAAAAGCATACAACGAAAAAGGCTATGATTATGGTGTGCTTTCAGGTAGAAATATAGATGATATTGTTGCTGGATATAGAGATTTAGATGGACAAGATGAGAAACGTAGTTCTGTAGATTTTGCACTTTGGAAAAAAGCATCACCAGAACATATAATGCGTTGGAAATCGCCATGGAGCGATGGTTTTCCTGGATGGCATATAGAATGCTCTGTAATGAGTACAAAATATTTGGGTAAAACATTTGATATACATGGTGGTGGTATGGACTTGAAATTTCCACATCATGAGTGTGAAATAGCACAAAACGTAGCATGTACAGGAGAAGCGCCAGTAAAATATTGGATGCACAGTAATATGCTAAATTTTAATGGACAAAAAATGAGCAAATCATTGGGTAATTCTATTTTGCCATTAGAATTAATAACAGGAGAACATCCTTTGTTGGATAAAGCATATTCTCCAATGGTGGTTAGGTTATTATTCTTACAGTCACATTATACATCAGAATTAGATATTAATATCAAATCATTGCAAGATGCAGAAAAGAATTTGAGAAAATTGTTGAATGCTGCAACTTACTTACAAACCTTAAAACACGAAGGCGAAACAAGACCTAATCCTGAAATAAACGATGCAATAAGCGAGCTTTGTTTAGGTTGTAAAGAAGCTATGGATGATGATTTTAATACAGCAAAAACAGTGGCAAACTTATTAGCATTAGCAACACATATTAATATTTTCTATAACGAAAAAAGCATATCTAATATTGATGTGAGTACCTACAACTTATTAGAAAAAATATATAATGAGATGTTGTTTGATGTTTTAGGTTTAAAAAACGAAACCACACAAGATGCACAAACAGACACTTTAGATAAAGTAATGCAATTAATCATTGATATTAGAAAACAAGCTAGAGAAAATAAAGATTGGGCAACATCAGACAAAATTAGAGATGCATTGAAAGAAGCTAAAATCAATATCAAAGATGGAAAAGACGGCACATCATATGAATTATTATAA
- a CDS encoding CopD family protein has product MFLYIKALHIIFVITWFAGLFYIPRLFIYTVEANEKPEPNRSILLEQNLLMQQRLWYIITWPSAIITLLLGITILIQNPFFLKQGWLHIKLTFVILLYIYHIFCHKIYMQQQNMEFKYSSKQLRIWNELATILLFIIVFLVVVKSQLSILFALLGVFILSIILMLGIKLYATIRKK; this is encoded by the coding sequence ATGTTTTTATACATAAAAGCATTACATATTATTTTTGTTATTACTTGGTTTGCGGGTTTATTTTATATTCCACGTTTGTTTATCTATACTGTAGAAGCAAATGAAAAGCCTGAGCCAAACAGAAGTATTTTATTAGAACAAAATTTATTGATGCAACAAAGATTGTGGTATATTATTACATGGCCATCTGCAATTATTACACTACTATTAGGTATAACTATTCTTATTCAAAATCCATTTTTTCTTAAACAAGGTTGGTTGCACATAAAATTGACATTTGTAATATTATTGTATATCTATCATATCTTTTGCCATAAAATATACATGCAACAACAAAATATGGAATTCAAATACAGTAGCAAGCAACTCAGAATTTGGAATGAATTGGCTACAATTCTATTATTTATAATTGTATTCTTGGTTGTGGTAAAATCTCAGCTAAGTATATTGTTTGCTTTGCTTGGTGTTTTTATACTTTCTATTATATTAATGTTGGGTATAAAACTATACGCCACTATCAGAAAGAAATAA
- a CDS encoding SDR family oxidoreductase, whose translation MSKIKNANVLVTGGANGIGKIMSLKALQEGCATLVIWDINEDNLQKTQEEFVNKGFKNVHTFVVDVSDVNDIESAATKVLLDIGNIDILFNNAGVVAGKKYFWEYSEREIEKTININVNGVMHVTRVFIKDMIKQNKGHIINIASASSFISLPKGSVYASSKWAVLGWSESLRKELEQAKTKVHVTTICPSYIDTGMFKGVKAPFLFPLLKPDEIVDKTFKAIKNDVAILMEPGNLSLVPMFKGILPAKVFDVFAGWLGVYNSMDTFEGRNEKERIPQKSKK comes from the coding sequence ATGTCAAAAATTAAAAATGCAAATGTATTAGTTACTGGTGGTGCTAATGGAATAGGGAAAATTATGTCATTAAAAGCACTGCAAGAAGGTTGTGCTACGCTAGTAATTTGGGACATCAACGAAGATAATCTACAAAAGACTCAAGAGGAATTTGTAAATAAAGGCTTCAAAAATGTACATACATTTGTAGTAGATGTATCTGATGTTAATGATATAGAATCTGCTGCTACCAAAGTATTATTAGATATAGGTAATATTGATATATTATTTAATAATGCTGGCGTTGTGGCTGGAAAAAAATATTTTTGGGAATATAGTGAAAGAGAGATTGAGAAAACCATTAATATTAATGTTAATGGTGTGATGCATGTTACAAGAGTATTTATTAAAGATATGATTAAACAAAATAAAGGTCATATTATTAATATAGCATCTGCTTCTTCTTTTATTAGTTTACCAAAGGGTTCTGTTTATGCTTCAAGTAAATGGGCAGTTTTAGGTTGGAGCGAATCACTTAGAAAAGAATTAGAACAAGCAAAAACAAAAGTTCATGTAACCACAATTTGTCCTAGTTACATAGATACTGGAATGTTTAAGGGAGTTAAAGCCCCATTCCTTTTTCCATTATTAAAACCAGATGAAATTGTAGATAAAACATTTAAAGCAATTAAGAATGATGTAGCGATATTAATGGAACCTGGTAACCTTAGTTTAGTGCCTATGTTTAAAGGAATATTACCTGCAAAGGTATTTGATGTTTTTGCTGGATGGTTAGGCGTTTATAATTCTATGGATACTTTCGAAGGAAGAAATGAGAAAGAAAGAATACCACAAAAATCTAAAAAATAA